cttgtacgaagttgtatatggtcatccatcctaattgtgtatggaaacttgttcgaagttgtatatggtcacccgagattgaatatatattatatattcctcttgaattcttcttgtttgaaatttcatatgcatgtatatagtagtgtagaatatgtgtactgaaactttatcaaaattaaaataaaacacaaaatatagtataaaagaaataaaacactccaaactaaaaagaaaccaggtttaggggggctaaaaccctaaacctgcggaggagccctttagtcccggttggccacgagaaccgggactaaaggtcctccgccccgacggaccacgggcgcccacgtggacgggcctttagtcccggtcaaccacaagaaccgggactaatgcctttagtcgcggtccgtaagaggcgcgactaaagggggggtctttagtcgcgcatatttagtcctggttgcacagccgggactaaaggctgttgcgaaccgggactaaagggctttttttcTACCAGTGGGTGATGGAGGGAgtatcttaaatttgtctaaatgtCAATGTATCCAacactaaaatatatctagatacatccgtatcaaAATACTCAATGTACTAATTCACAAGGCTGGAGTTGACCCCTCCTCCCCACCTAATGATGTTTTATTTACTATAGATTTGCAGGCATCCCCTCATGCAATGCAAGCATTCACATGCTGCATGGCTCAAGTTCAACGCTTCGATCACATAGTCGTATGCATGCCGTCGCCTCACCTATTGGGTTGCACGGAGGGTGTTGATGTGAGCACTTACACATAAGCATCGATATATATGCTCCATTGTCTATCTCTCCATCACAATAGCATAATGGCCATGAATTTATTAGTCCTTCCTTCAGTGTCGTGAGGTAAGCATTATTCCGTCAGGGCTGTATCAGGGCTTCACTGGGCGCGGCTCGTTCCTAATCTCCAGGGACAATGATCATATTTAACACCCCTAAAATACGATCATGATCTGGCCACAGATACAGATGTGGATTATATATTCTCAGGAGAGAGGGTTTGACCAAAGCTGATATGAACGGCCTTCAAATCGCTTGATCCCATCGGAGTTGAATTATTGGATGTTCAATGGACTCTGCGGAGTTCCATCGCCAAAGATCAGATTGACCTCTTTGGTTGCCTCAAATCGGAAGGGGTTTTGGTTAAAATTATAATATTTTTGTTAGATCCGTTGCATCCAacgagttttccctttcctctttCTCTCAAACATACCTTATCCCGGCCTACCTTTTATCTTTTGGCCGCCACCACCATCATTGTCGAGCTCCAATGGGCCTCTTCTTCCCTTGCCTCAAACGTCCTCCTTTTGTCTCCGGCAGCTATTGTCGCATGTTGATCCACCACCGCGGTAAATAGTTATAGGATCTTGTCATCGTCTACTCTCTCCCGCTCGTCGATCCTCCCATCGATGAATGGCCACTAGTCGTACTCTCGTCTTGTGGTCCTTGGCATTCACGTATCGTCTTCCCACCAATCATCTCTCTAAGCCAAGGTGGCGCGGGTTCTTCTACGGTGGCCTGTGGGCACCCACCCCTGAACCTTAACCACTATAGAGCGGGCCCCACCTTCGTCACCACCTCTATGACAAGCCAGTGACGGTGCCCCTGCCTTGACTTTGCCGCCATTGAAATGGAAGAAAGAGATGGACAGGATTACGATGACAGCAGAATTTCTGAAGCTCTAAAGGCAATACATTAACCAAAAATATATGTGCAACACACTTGCTTTCATGCTTGCGCTCAGCGCTAGTGCAAAAAACGCCATAGTAGAAGAAATCCATATCCCTCACAAAATTAAGTTGGCCATCTAGCTATATCCATCACACGAGGAAATTCACCATGCTATTGGTACAAATCAAAGTCATCGAAATCGATGAATCCACTAACGAAATCGAATGAGCTCTCGACGAATTGATCCCACTCCAAGCAGCTGGATAAAGGATCCCATGCTGGGGAAGCACAAGAAACGTCGGGTGACGAGCTCAGCTCTGCCGCCGCCGGGCCCGCTGGCTGCGAGTCGAACGAAGTTGCCTCAACTTTGGTCACCTTCAGTCGTAGGCCGTCTGCTTCTCCTCCCTCCGGCAAGCATAAGGCCTGCGGCGAGCGTGAGATCTCGCTCCGGCCATCACCGTCGTCAGAGTTTTGCCAAGGCGAGCCGCTGGTGCTGCTCGCTGTGGCCGACCCGAAGTTGATGACGAACGGTTGCATCTTgacgtcctcttcctcttcagcgGCGACGGCTCCGTCGCCTTGGCAGCAGGTGTGGTCGCCGAAGTAGGTGATGACGTAGAGGGAGAGGTCGTCGTCCGACTGCTGGACCTGCCTCGTCGCCGGGCAGCCGATGTCGTGCTTGTAGGAGCACCTGAAGTAGAGCCTCGGGTGCTTGCTGTGCGTGATCTCCTTCTGCCCGTACTTTCTCCATATGAAGCCGTCCTCCGCCGTCCACCGCTTCTCGACCCTCGTCGCCGTCGATCCGCTGTTCGCGCGCATCCTGGAAAAAGAGAACGATCTTGTTAAGTCGTTGCTCGCCTGAACTGGAACCGTAACGCCGGCGCAAGACTACATCATTACCACAGCTAGCTTACCTTCTTTTCGGCCTCGTCTGAGCGGCTGCGCCGTCGGGCTCCGACGACTTGCGCTTCCTGCTGGCGAGCGCGACCGCGTGCACGCCGTCGCGGCCGTGGAGCGCGGCGAGTGCGCGGTCGCAGCAGAGAAGGATCTCCGCGGCGAGCTCCCGGATCCCGCCGTGCTCCTGCGGCGAGCCCCCCTGGAGCAAGGCCTCGAGGAGGGCGGCGGACTCCCGGCCCCGCACCACCAGCCCGGACACCACTGAAGCAGCCGG
This DNA window, taken from Triticum aestivum cultivar Chinese Spring chromosome 1D, IWGSC CS RefSeq v2.1, whole genome shotgun sequence, encodes the following:
- the LOC123171144 gene encoding probable WRKY transcription factor 70, whose translation is MAALVTPAASVVSGLVVRGRESAALLEALLQGGSPQEHGGIRELAAEILLCCDRALAALHGRDGVHAVALASRKRKSSEPDGAAAQTRPKRRMRANSGSTATRVEKRWTAEDGFIWRKYGQKEITHSKHPRLYFRCSYKHDIGCPATRQVQQSDDDLSLYVITYFGDHTCCQGDGAVAAEEEEDVKMQPFVINFGSATASSTSGSPWQNSDDGDGRSEISRSPQALCLPEGGEADGLRLKVTKVEATSFDSQPAGPAAAELSSSPDVSCASPAWDPLSSCLEWDQFVESSFDFVSGFIDFDDFDLYQ